In Streptomyces sp. NBC_01231, the sequence CCTCTCCTGCCCGGCGGGCAAGCGCGTCATCGGCGGGGGCGCCGAAGCCCAGGGCAACGGCGCTGTCCTCGTCGGCAGCTTCCCCACGCCGGACGGCAAGGCCTGGGTCGGCATCGGCCGCCAGGACGGTTACACCTCGGTCGGCATCAGCGTCTACGCCATCTGCGCGTACTGACCCCACCCGCAGGCCGCAGGGCCGTACGACCCACACAGCCCGGCCCCACGGCCGTCGGCGCCCCGCCCCGGACATCCGGCGGCGGGGCGCCGCACGTCCGCCCTCGGGACAGCAAGGGCGTCCTGCCGGCCGCCCTTGACCCGCTCGACGACACGGCCGGGCTACTGCAACCGCGGCTCGCAGGCCGCCATCCATCGGCGGCTGCTCCGCGTCCTCGTCGACGGGCCGGCCCCAGGGCGAGGAACCACTGGGGGACCGGGAGGCCGGCCTCCTCCGACCAGGCCTCAGGCCACCGGTCCAGCGGTCCGCCGGTCCACCGCCTCACGCATGGCAACAGGGACGCACCTGGCTGGACTGACCCTCGGAGTCGTCGAACAGCTCGAGGTCAGGCTCCGGGCCGGCGGAGTGGAAGCCGACGAGCTAGACCTTCTGGTGTACGAACGGGTAGAGCTGCACGCCCATCAAGTCGGTGTCGAAGCTGACCACCACCGACAAGATGAAGACGGCCCTGTCGTCGATGCTCGACACACCTGCTCTGTTTGACGCGGCGAGTTGACGCGGCGAGCTGTCCGGCCGCGGAGTTCTGCCTTGTCGCGGTCGGCAGGCTCCCGGCCGACGCCGTCTGGTGGGGTGTTGGCCTCGGATGAGGATCCTGCTGTGCGCCGAGGGCGCCCTGACGATGACTGTGCCGACGTCGACCGGGCTAGCCTGCGTGCAGGAGTGGGCCCCTCCTGGTAGGAGAGGCCCACTTCACGGGACGTGAGGGGTTACTCCGTGCGCAGGCCCGCTGGGCGCATCATGCGCAGTAGCGGCGGCAGGCTGAGCAGCGTGACCATGGCGACCACGGCCGCGCCCACGCCGGTCATGGTGAGCACGCTCGCCCAGTCCATGGTCACCGGGGTACGGGTCATCTTCAGCAGTGCTACGCCGAGGGTGACGCCCACCGTCGTGGCCAGTGCGAGACCGAGTCCGACCGGGAGCGCTGTCTGCCACAGGACGGACAGGCTGAGTGTGCGGCGCCGGGTGCCGAAGGCGACCAGCGCGGAGAGCAGCTTCTTTCGTTCGCGCAGCTGTTCCAGCTGGGAGACCAGCAGGCTCGCTCCGATCAGTGCCAGCACGAAGGCGGAGCCGACGAACAGGCCGGTGCGGATGGAGGTGTACTTGGCGTCCTCCTGGGAAACGGACCAGCCGAAGGTTTGTGCCAGGGGGTCAACGCGGGCGGCGACGTTGCGTACGTACTCCCGTGAGTCCGGCACCGAGGGGTCCAGACGCAGGTAGACACCGTCCGAGATCACCGCGGGCGCGGCCTTGTGGGGCAGGGCGGCGGGGGTGACCAGCAGACTGTCGTAGTCCTGCAGTGAGTCCTTGCGCGCGTTCACCTCCCGAATGTTCGCCGGAACGGTCCAGGCCACCTCGAGGCCCCGTTCGGCGCCCTCGTACGACGGGTCGATGTAGAGCGGCCGACCGGACTTCACCAGGGCGATTTCGGATGCGTTGCTGGGGTCCTCGTAGCCGCTCCGCGTTCGCGTGACGAACACGTCACCGTTCTTGCAGGAGGGCAATGTGGCGAGTTCGCGCAGGGCGGCGCAGTTGCCCACGGTCAAGCCGCCGCTGTTCTCCGGGTCGCGACGTGAGTCCGCGTACTGGGAGCGGGCCAGGGCCACCGCGGCCTTGACGCCCTTGGTGCCGGTGAATTCGCGCTCGATGCCGGACAGCGGCTTGGGGTCGCTGAAGTCGACCTGCATCTGGACCCGGCTGGTGTCCTGGCCGGTGCTCTCGGTGTACCGGCTCTGCGTTCCCGTGAAGAGCATCTGCAGCGCGATGGCCCCGGCCACCGCCACGGCGATGCCGTTGACCATGCGGGCGGCAGTGCCGCTGCTCAGCTGCAGCCGTCGCACGGCCAGTTGCCAGGACAGCGGGCCCTTGCCGAGCCGGACAACGACCGCCTCCACGACCCAGGGCAGCAGGGCGGTGACGCCGATCAGCAACATCAGGACGCCGCCGATGACGAGGTACTGGTTGAAGTTTCCGTTCTTGTGGCCTTGGCCGATCATCGGGTAGAGCATCCCGAGGCCGGCCAGAGGCGGCAGCAGCCGCCACCACAGCCGGCGCCTGCGCTGCTTGGCCGCACGCACGACACCGAGGGGTTCGACGACCACGCCGCGCATCGCGAGCAGCGTGACCAGCACCGCGGCGACCGGCACCGCCACCGCGACCAGCGCGGCAAGCACGGGAGTGGGGTCGAGGTAACTGGGCCAGACGCTCACACCCAGCAACTCGCCGGTGCCCAGCTTCTGGCGGCCGAGCAAGAAGAAGCCGGTGCCCACGACCAGGCCGAGCAGGGCTCCGGCCAGCGCCTCACCCGCCGCGATCCGCCGGGTCATTCCCCGGTCGGAGCCGACCAGGCGCAGCGCGGCGAGGCGGCGGTCGCGGCGTTCGCCGCCGAAGCGGACGGCGGCGGCGATGAACACGGCGACCGGCGTCAGCAGCACCACGAACACGACCAGGACCATGAGCAGCAGCACCGGATCGGTCTTCTCGGGCGCCACGTCCGGTTTGCCGAACTTGGTCAACCGCGTCACCAGGGGGGTGTCCGTGACCTTCAACCCCGAGGCACCCGCGTAGTAAGCCAGTTCGTGCGAGCCGATCAGCCCGCTCTCGCCGATCGTGCCGGTGATCTTGTACGGCAGGCGCTCCCGCAGCAGTTTCGCGTCGTCCGACTCCAGCAGGTCCCTGAGCGCGGGGGAGACCACCATCTCGCCCTTGCCCGGGAAGCGGTCGACCCCCGGGGGCAGCGGTGCCCGCCTGCCCTCGGGCTCGACGATCCGGCCCCGGATGTCGTCGTCGTGCCAGGTGGTGTTGGCGTCGGCGACCAGGAGAGTGTTGTCGGCCTTGGACGGGACCGTCTGGGAGTACATGTTGGCGTAGCGGGCGTCCTCCACCTTGCTGCGGGAGGCGAGCACGTTGGGCATCGCGGTGCACAACAGGAGCAGGGCCACGCCGAGGCCCACGCCGACCGCTGTCAACGTCATTCGGACCCAGCCCTCACGGCCGCCGGTGACGGAGAACCGAGCTCCCAGGGCCAGGTCTCTGGACCACTGCCGGCGCGCACTCATATGGCGCGCTCCATGTCCCGGGACTTGCCGTCGCGTACGACGATCTCGCGGTCGGAGTA encodes:
- a CDS encoding ABC transporter permease, producing the protein MSARRQWSRDLALGARFSVTGGREGWVRMTLTAVGVGLGVALLLLCTAMPNVLASRSKVEDARYANMYSQTVPSKADNTLLVADANTTWHDDDIRGRIVEPEGRRAPLPPGVDRFPGKGEMVVSPALRDLLESDDAKLLRERLPYKITGTIGESGLIGSHELAYYAGASGLKVTDTPLVTRLTKFGKPDVAPEKTDPVLLLMVLVVFVVLLTPVAVFIAAAVRFGGERRDRRLAALRLVGSDRGMTRRIAAGEALAGALLGLVVGTGFFLLGRQKLGTGELLGVSVWPSYLDPTPVLAALVAVAVPVAAVLVTLLAMRGVVVEPLGVVRAAKQRRRRLWWRLLPPLAGLGMLYPMIGQGHKNGNFNQYLVIGGVLMLLIGVTALLPWVVEAVVVRLGKGPLSWQLAVRRLQLSSGTAARMVNGIAVAVAGAIALQMLFTGTQSRYTESTGQDTSRVQMQVDFSDPKPLSGIEREFTGTKGVKAAVALARSQYADSRRDPENSGGLTVGNCAALRELATLPSCKNGDVFVTRTRSGYEDPSNASEIALVKSGRPLYIDPSYEGAERGLEVAWTVPANIREVNARKDSLQDYDSLLVTPAALPHKAAPAVISDGVYLRLDPSVPDSREYVRNVAARVDPLAQTFGWSVSQEDAKYTSIRTGLFVGSAFVLALIGASLLVSQLEQLRERKKLLSALVAFGTRRRTLSLSVLWQTALPVGLGLALATTVGVTLGVALLKMTRTPVTMDWASVLTMTGVGAAVVAMVTLLSLPPLLRMMRPAGLRTE